The genomic window GTGGTGGATTATTTCCGAAGTCATCAACTAAAGCATCTGCCTCACTTGTAAAAAGTTTGGTGAACCATTGCTTAGTTGCAATAATTGCTGTCCAGATCTTGTCTCTTTTTCTGGTCATAGATATACCTCCAAAGTAGTAAGGGGGCGAGATTTTGATCGCCCCCTTTGAGTCCATCACTCCAGACCTAAGGAAGTGCGTTGACTCCTGAGACTGTTTTACTACTACTGAATGGAAATTGCTATGGGTAAGAACACCAAAGTATTTCTACATTTGGGTTCTCTGTATAGATATTTTCTAATAAGCGGAGTAGACATAAATCAAGAGTCATCGCACTCTCGAAGATATTAAAAAAGGGGAAATGTGCATTGACTCTAAGGAGGCATCTCACACCTCCTGATGTGAACAGAGTCACCTTTCGTGCGGTCTCTGCAATGGTCGGAACAACCCAAACCCCCTGATTTTTTCAGGGGTTTTTCTTTATGAGGACAATGAGATTTAATACTTTAGGGTTTTTATCCTATAGATTTTTTGAATTAGGAGGAGTAGATATAAATCAAGGCACTATTAGGAGGTCAAACCATGTCATGCGGTAATCCTTTTAAACATGCAATCGAAGACGTAAAGGAAACATTCTCGAAATCTTGTGGGGTTCCTATCCAAGGAAACGATTGGTGCGATCTGGTTTCCAATTATGAAACTGATTTTGATGAAGTCGATTACGAGAATGAATGTTTGCAGTTTGGTAACTGCTCAATGGACTACTAAAAAACATTGAACTAACAGGAGGTTTCACTATGCAAGTAACCCGTAGTTTCCGATCCAATGGGTCGAATACTCTTTCATCAATCTTTCTTTGGTTTTCAGTCCTATTAATTTCCTTTGGAATGCTTCCACACTTAATTCCTTATTATTTTCAATTGAAATATTGAGGTAAAAAGAATGATTCTCGATCTTCTCAAACTAATCCTCAGAAAGCACAAAGATTATTGGGTCGTTGGTTAAACAGGAGTTTTTTCTCATGTGCACCTGATCTGAATTTGTTAGAAATGAATTAGGAGTCACAGCACCTTCTGTGGGTCAAAGTTCAATAAAGGATGGAAATTTAGTTCAGTCAGTTGAGTGCTTGACTCAAAGGGAGCGACCAAAATCTCGCTCCCTTATTTCATGCAAACTTTTAGGTTGACTAATACTTATTTGAGAAATGGAAGCAACTTGCTGAAGGTCGATGGAAACGAACCAACAATAAGTGCCACTGCTCCAAGAACAACTGCCACGATTGCTGTATCTACCAAAAGGTCTTTCCAGTTGTATTTCATCTCAAAGTGACCATTTCTGGAGTAGTGCATTCAGTTGGATATGAGATTACATTCTTTGCTGTAAATCCAGCACCTATCGCAACCAGTCCAATTACAAAGATCCATTTAGATCTCTCACCAGAGAGCAGTCTGTTCATAAAATTGACGTGCTGATGTGAAGTTCCCATCAACGATAACAATAATGTTTTTTATCTAATGACCTTCAAAACTATTAAAAGTATTTGTTTTAGTTGTTTTGCACTTCTACTTATTTTCTATCCGTCAAAAATAGATGCTTTATCTCCTGACTGGGTTGCAGTTCCCAAGAGTCAGTATGGAGAGCAATTATGGGATAAGAACAGCGTTCAAAAAAATAAAGATGGATCCATACGAGTATTCAGCAAATTTATTCCTAAAAGCACTACTGACATTACCCAAGACATTTTGTACACGATGGATGTCAACTGTTCGGAAAATTCTTTTAGAGATGTTGCAGTAGGAGCAAAGGAATTTAATGAGTTCAAGAATCAAGATTCAGATTGGAAAGATCCCAATGGAGATAAATTGATTTTGGGTATTATCGATCAGGTTTGTACTTTTGGAAATTAGATAAAAAGCAGATTACAAACGTCTAATAAATTGCGACCATGTTGCGACGAAATGACTAATACGTACCTTTCCTTATCGCTTGAAATCCCTTTGCCTCGTTAGATTGGGGAAGTGAATTCAAGACCTGATTTCAAAACTGCGACTAAAATTTAACCAGTTGCGACTAACTTGCGACTAAAATATTCTTAAAAGATCTTAGTATTGATAAGAGTTTAGAGAAAGATTAATAGTCTAAATTCTAAAGATGCGTATCAATGCCGATTATACAACGTAGATTAAGAATATAATCATAGCAGTGGATTTAAAGAGTATAGATTAAAGGGGTAACACTAAGGCAACAGTATTATAAGACGTATTATCTTGCTATTAGAAGGGGTATGGGGGGACTTTGATCCTCGCTCTATTCGTAAATACCCTTTCAAAGATTTTTGTCAAAATTTGAGTAGCTATTAGACAATTGTTTCTATTAGTAGCTAAAAAAGAAGTCCACTATGTTTTTATCTCTTGGCTATATCAGTCACCTCTCCTTGTCCTGAGAGTACTGTTGATGAATTGGGAATTAAAAACTGGCCAATCTGGACGTGTGATGCCAGCTCTTTTGATTGGACATATGACGATAAGGAGACTTGTTTATTACTTGAGGGTGAAGTCACAGTTACTCCTGAGGGAGGAGATCCTGTGAAGTTTGGTGCAGGTGATTTAGTTGTCTTCCCCGCAGGAATGGACTGTAGATGGGATGTTCATAAGGCGGTCCGCAAGCATTATCGTTTTGGTGATTGATTGATTGATTGATTTAGAAGTTGGATGAATAATCTTCCCTTTTATGTCTTAAGTCGATTAATACTTTTCTGTGTTGTTGGCGTTGTTATTAGGCAGATGCTGGTTGTCTCTGGGATTCTTTGAATCTTTCAAGGTTTGTAGAAAACTAGACAATCTAGTTTTAGAAAAGGCCTGTGATATTTTTCAACTAATGAGAAATATGATTAGCTTTGATATTCAGAGGTTTAATCCGAAGTCAAATACTTAATGATAGAAAGAAGCGTGATTGTGATAATTCCATAGGTCCAAATCGAACTGCTATTTCGAGATGCTCTTTCCATCCAATCTGGAAGACCATTGTTTTCAATGATGAAGAGATAGAGGAATCCTAAGATTGCTATTGGGATGAATACAGCAAGGAAGAGAGTCATTCACAATTCTCCCTTAAGAATTTTTTAGCATCGTCATCCCCAAGATCAGCTGCTGTTCTCCAGTCTTCGCATGCACCTTTCATATCTTCAATTTCTTTTTTTACATTGGCACGATTAAACAATGCATCTGAATCTTTTGGGTTGATTTTTAGAACTTGCGAATAGTCTTGAATTGCACCATCAAAATCTCCTTTCTTAAATTTGGCAATACCTCTATTGAAATATCCATCGGCATATAAAGGATCAAAATTTAATGCCTTATTTTGATCAGAGATTGCGCCATCAAAATCACCTGAATTACGTTTTGCATTTCCACGCATTGAGTAGACAAGGCAAATCTCAGTAGGTGAAAGTTCCAATGCTTTGTTGTAATCGAGTATTGCCTCTTCATAATCTGCAAGTTCAAATTTATCTTGTGCGCTATTAAAAAAATATTCATAGTTTCTTGCTTTTAAATTTATATCGTTCTTGTCTTTTAAAGAAATCATTAATCCTGCACCGACAACTACAGCAGTAGATCCAACAACAAGATCCCTATTAACTTGCAGCAGCGATAAACCTGCAGCAGTTGCGGCACCAATTCCTAAAGCAATAGCGGTGTTGCGGAGTTTCATAATTAATTCATGCTCCACTCACATTGACTTGAATACCTTTCAAAGATACTCGCAAAGCCTTTTTCAACTAGGTGTTCTTGAATATTCATAGGACCTTTCGATAACTCTGCGACTGTTCTTCCATATCGATCTTCCGTGATACGCCGAATGGTTACTGTTGATCCAGCAACTAATTCATTGAGATAGTCTCTTGCTGCTTTGGCAGGAATTAGATCAGTTTTCTTGCCTCTCAATTCAGGAGTATCAATACAAGCAAGTCTGATCTTTTCTCCTTCTGTCGTTGTGCAAGTATCGCCGTCATAACAGCTTTGAATCGTGACGCTTGGCAGATCAGAAGCACTGGGATAAGTAGTCAGTGTCTGGAACAGCGCAGTCATCGCTAATACAAAGACAATGAATAATGCTGAGAAAAATCCAATAAGAAGATTCCTAATGAAGCGCTGTTCGGAGTTGAGTTTGTTCTTTGGCATTGTGATTGTGAATCTAACTTGATCCAATTCACCTCAGACTTTTCTCGGCTGGCTTGATCTTTCGACCTTTATCAAGGATCTCCGTGGACTCATCTGTTCTGTA from Prochlorococcus marinus XMU1408 includes these protein-coding regions:
- a CDS encoding tetratricopeptide repeat protein, translating into MKLRNTAIALGIGAATAAGLSLLQVNRDLVVGSTAVVVGAGLMISLKDKNDINLKARNYEYFFNSAQDKFELADYEEAILDYNKALELSPTEICLVYSMRGNAKRNSGDFDGAISDQNKALNFDPLYADGYFNRGIAKFKKGDFDGAIQDYSQVLKINPKDSDALFNRANVKKEIEDMKGACEDWRTAADLGDDDAKKFLRENCE
- a CDS encoding cupin domain-containing protein codes for the protein MAISVTSPCPESTVDELGIKNWPIWTCDASSFDWTYDDKETCLLLEGEVTVTPEGGDPVKFGAGDLVVFPAGMDCRWDVHKAVRKHYRFGD
- a CDS encoding thermonuclease family protein, giving the protein MPKNKLNSEQRFIRNLLIGFFSALFIVFVLAMTALFQTLTTYPSASDLPSVTIQSCYDGDTCTTTEGEKIRLACIDTPELRGKKTDLIPAKAARDYLNELVAGSTVTIRRITEDRYGRTVAELSKGPMNIQEHLVEKGFASIFERYSSQCEWSMN